The genome window AAGGATCCGCAAGCCCTGAAGATTGGCGGCCGCCTGTTTGCCTCCAACTGCTCGGTTTGCCACGGTTCAGACGCCAAAGGCACTTACGGCTTCCCCAACCTGACCGATGATATCTGGCGCTGGGGCGGCGAACCGGACGCCATTCAGGCCAGTATTCTGAATGGCCGTGAAGCAGCCATGCCGGCCTGGTTGTCCATTCTGGGTAACGATGGCGTCAAGAACGTTGCCGCCTATGTCGTCAGCGATCTGGCCGACCGCAAGCTGCCCGAGGGTGCCAAGGTTGACGTAGCTGCAGGCAAGGCCTTGTTCAGCACCAACTGCTCTGCCTGTCACGGTGCCGAAGGGCATGGCAATCCGGCGATGGGTGCGCCAAACCTTACCCAGCCGGCTGGCTTCATCTATGGCACCAGCCTGGCCCAGGTCGAGCAAACCCTGCGCTATGGTCGTCACGGCAAAATGCCGGCGCAACTGGAGTTCCTCGGCAAGGACAAAGTGCACTTGCTGGCGGCCTATGTTTACAGCCTGTCCCATGACAAGCAAAAAACAGAATAAGCAAATTACTTTCTGTTCTATTGAGCGGCGTCAGGGGAAACCCGGCGCCGTTTTGCTTTAATTCCTCGTGAAATCAGTCGAGACCCGGCGACCATAGGTCGCAGACTGACTGTAGACAGGGCGGCGTATCATCTGTAACGCAGGCCCTTTTGCTTCGGCTCCGAGTACTTTTCACTACCCGAAGCCATCACCAACGGATGCGGTACGCAGTAATGAGCGAAAAAATTCCCGTTAAGGACGTAACCCCGACTTCAGCAAAAACAGTCGAGTACACCGATCTCTATGCCAGCCGGGAGAAGATTTATACCCGCTCGTTTACCGGTTTTTTTCGTAATCTGCGCATTTCCGGCGGAGTTTTCCTGTTCATTCTGTACTTCGGCACAGTCTGGCTGAACTGGGGTAATCGCCAGGCGATCCTCTGGGATCTGCCTGAACGCAAGTTCTATATTTTCGGTGCGACCTTCTGGCCACAGGACTTTGTCCTGCTGTCCTGGAGTCTGATCGTCTGCGCCTTCGGCCTGTTCTTCATCACGGTTTTCGCCGGGCGCGTCTGGTGTGGCTACACCTGTCCGCAAAGTGTTTTTACCTGGGTCTACATGTGGGCAGAACGGGTAACCGAGGGTGAGCGCAACCAGCGCATGAAACTCGACAAACAACCCATGAGCAGCGCCAAGTTCCTGCGCAAATCTGCCAAGCATGGCATCTGGCTGTTGGTCGCGCTGGCCACCGGCCTGACCTTTGTCGGCTACTTCACGCCCATCCGCGACCTGATACCCAGCCTGTTCGACGGCACTGCCGATGCGTGGGCGTATTTCTGGATCGGCTTCTTTACCCTGGCCACCTACGGCAATGCCGGCTGGTTGCGGGAAAATGTCTGCATCTACATGTGTCCCTATGCCCGTTTCCAGAGCGTGATGTTCGACAAGGACACCCTGATCGTTTCCTACGACACCAGCCGCGGCGAATCACGTGGGCCGCGCAAACGTGATGCCGACTACAAGGCCAGCGGCCTGGGTGACTGTATCGACTGCAAGATGTGCGTGCATGTCTGCCCTACCGGTATCGATATCCGCGATGGCCTGCAGATCGAATGCATCGGCTGTGCCGCCTGTGTCGATGCCTGCGACAGCATCATGGAGAAAATGGGCTACCCGAAAGGACTGGTCAGCTACACCACCGAGCACAACCTCTCCGGGCAGACCACACATATGCTGCGGCCACGCCTGATCGGTTATGCCATCGCCCTGCTGACCATGGCCAGCCTGCTGGCGGTTGCGGTATACATAAGGCCGCTGGCCGGGCTGGATGTTCTCAAGGACCGCGTGCTCTATCGTGAAAATGAAGAGGGCCGGATTGAAAACGTCTACGTCCTGAAAATCATGAACAAGGCACAGCGCCAACTGACATTCCGCATCGAGGCAGACGGCCTGGAAGGTCTGGTCTACGAAGGCAAGCGCGAAATCGTGGCCGCCGAAGGTGAGGTGCTGTCGTTGCCGGTAGAATTGTCGATTGATCCGGAAAACCTGCCGTCCAGCACCAATGATATCGAGTTCCGTATCCAGGCAATCGAAGATCCGAGCATTACCGCCGACTCCGAAAGCCGCTTTATCGGTCCGGCAGTCCGGTAGAATCTGCTGGCGTTTGCCCCGAATCACTCGGGCAAACGCCAGCTGCCCTAACTCCAAGGAATTCCATGCACAGCAATACCCCTGTTCAACCCTGGTACAAAGAGTTCTGGGCCTGGTTCATCATCGCCATCCTGGTGTTCGCCGTGGTCATCGGTCTGACACTGGTGTACATCTCCATCAAGGGTGGCGACACACTGGTAGTCAGTAACTATTACGATGCCGGCAAGGGGATCAACCAGTCTCTTGAGCGCGAAAAGCTGGCTGAACGGCTCGGCATGAGCGCCGAACTGACGCTCGACAATGTAACCGGCAGCGCAGAGTTGGTACTGAATGGCATCAGCCGCCCGCAAGTGCTGACGCTAAACCTGATTTCACCAACCCAGGCGGAAAAAGATCGCCGCGTAATTCTGCAACCCGTAGACAGCAACATTTACCGCGGCATCCTGCAGGATGAAGTCAGCGGCCGGCGCTTCGTCGAGGTGCTCGGCCTCGAAGAGGGCAAGGAATGGCGCTTGTTTGACGAGGAAGAACTGGCACCTGGCCAGGTGATCCTCATCGGCAACTGAGCCACCCGTGGCCACGCCCCTTCCGTGCTATCACTGTGGCTTGCCGGTCCCCGCTGGCAGCCGTTACCGCACTACCGTGCTGGGTGAATTGCGCGAGATGTGCTGCCCGGGCTGTCAGGCCGTAGCCGAGGCCATTGTCAGTGGCGGGCTGGAAAGCTATTACCTGCACCGCAGCGAAACTTCAGTCAACCCTGACTCGCTGTCGCGAGCCGTGCCTGACGAACTGATCCTGCTGGACCGTGCGGACATCCAGCAGCCTTTCGTTGCGCATCAGGGGGCGGTTGCCGAGGCCAGCCTGCTGATCGAAGGTATCAGTTGCGCAGCCTGCGGCTGGCTGATCGAGAAACACCTGCGCGGCCTGCCGGCCATCGCCGAAGCCAATCTCAATCTGTCCAATCACCGTCTGCAAGTGCGCTGGGCCGACAGCCAGCTGCCGCTCAGCCAGCTGCTCGGTAGTTTGCGCAGCATCGGCTATGTCGCCCATCCGTATCAGGCTGACCGCGCAGCTGCGCAACTGCACGCAGAAAATCGCCGGGCGATCCGCCAGCTCGGCGTAGCCGGTCTGCTGTGGATGCAGGTGATGATGGCCAGCATGGCGACCTGGCCCGAGTTCAATCTCGACCTTTCAAGCGAAATGGACCAGATCCTGCGCTGGGTCAGCCTGTTTTTAACCACGCCGATCGTTTTTTATTGCTGCACGGATTTTTTCAAAGGCGCCCTGCGTGATCTGCGTACCCGCCACCTGACCATGGATGTGTCGGTATCGCTGGCCATCGGCGGTGCCTATCTGGCCGGCATCTGGGCCACCATCAACCGCAGTGGCGAGCTGTATTTCGATGCGGTCGGCATGTTCGCCCTGTTTCTGCTCGCCGGACGCTATCTGGAGCGACGTGCGCGGGAGCGCACCGCCGCCGCTACGGCGCAACTGGTCAAGCTGCTGCCGGCATCCTGCCTGCGCCTGGACCCGTCCGGCCAGAGCGAACGCATTTTGCTCAGTGAACTGTCGCTGGGCGACCGGATACTGGTGCCGCCCGGCGCCCTGTTACCGGCCGACGGCATCATCATCGAGGGGCAGTCCAGCGTTGACGAATCGCTGTTGACCGGTGAGTACCTGCCGCTGCCGCGCAACAGCGGCGATGCAGTTACCGCCGGCACCCTGAATGTCGAAGGGCCGCTGACCATCGAAGTCGCGGCGCTGGGTGACAACACACGGCTGTCCGCCATCGTCCGCCTGCTTGAACGCGCCCAGAGCGAAAAACCCGCGCTGGCCCAGCTGGCTGACCGTGTGGCCCAGTGGTTCCTGCTGGCGGTGTTGCTCAGTGCCGGCGTGGTTGGTCTGGTCTGGTGGCAGATTGATCCGGACCGCGCATTCTGGATCGTCCTCGCGTTGCTGGTTGCCACCTGCCCCTGCGCCCTGTCGCTGGCCACCCCGACAGCCCTCACTTCCGCTACCGGCAGCCTGCACAAGATGGGCCTGCTGCTGACCCGGGGGCATGTTCTGGAAGGTCTGGGGCGGATTGATACGGTAATTTTCGATAAAACCGGCACCTTGACCGAGGGCCGCCTGACCTTGCGCGAAGTTCGCCAGCTCGCTGAACTGGATACCGATAGCTGTCTGGAACTGGCCGCCGCACTGGAAAATCGTTCGGAACACCCGATAGCCAAAGCATTCGGCCGGGCACCACAGGCGGCAGAGAATGTTCAGGTCAGCGCCGGACTGGGTCTGCAAGGCCAGGTTGGTGAGCGGCTGTTGCGCATTGGTCAGCCGGATTATGTCGCGCAACTGGGCAAGCAGCCTGCTCCTGCGATCCCTGACGAACATGGCCAGTGGCTACTGCTCGGCGACCGGTCCGGGCCACTGGCCTGGCTGGTGCTGGATGATCACCTGCGTAGCGACGCCGTTGACCTGATCAACGCCTGCAAACAGCTCGGCTGGAAAACCCTGCTGTTATCCGGTGACAGCTCGCCAATGGTCGCCGAGGTGGCCGGACAGCTGGGCATTGCCGATGTGCGTGGCGGTCTCACCCCCAACGACAAGCTGGAGGTACTGCGCCAGCTGCATCAGCAAGGTCACCGCGTGCTGATGCTCGGCGATGGCGTCAATGATGTGCCGGTACTGGCGGCTGCCGATATAAGTGTGGCCATGGGCAGCGCCACCGATCTGGCCAAAACCACTGCCGATGCCGTGCTGTTGTCCAACCGCCTGGACAGCCTGGTGCAGGCCTTTGCCATGGCCAAACGCACCCGCCGCATCATCCTCGAGAATCTGCTCTGGGCCACGTTGTACAATGCGCTGGTTCTGCCGTTCGCCGCACTGGGCTGGGTCACGCCGGTGTGGGCCGCGCTGGGCATGTCCGTCAGCTCCCTGCTGGTGGTACTCAACGCCCTGCGCCTGACGCGCAGTTGAATTCGCCCTTACCCACCGGAGCTAGCATGCCCGCCCTGTACGTCATGATTCCCATCGCCGTGATCATTGTCGCCCTGGCCATCTGGCTGTTCTTCTGGGCGGTGGATAGTGGCCAGTACGATGATCTGGAAAGCCCCGCTCACAGCATTCTCTTTGATGACGAAGATCCGGCACACCAGGCCGGTATCGAGGAGGCTGAAGGCAGGCAGGACACTCCCCGTGACTGAACTGTTACCGCAACTGGCTTCGGCGCTGATTCTCGGCTTGCTTGGCGGCGGTCACTGCCTGGGCATGTGCGGCGGCCTGATGGGGGCGCTGACCCTGGCCATACCGCCGGAACAGCGCAACCGGCGCCTGCAACTGCTGCTGGCCTACAACGCCGGTCGCATCTGCAGTTACGCCATTGCCGGCCTGCTGCTGGGCCTGGCTGGCTGGGCGGTGGGCAACAGCCCTGCAGCCATGCTGCTGCGGGTTGCCGCCGGATTGTTGCTGATCTGCATGGGTCTCTATCTGGCCGGCTGGTGGAGTGGCCTGACCCGCATTGAAAGCCTTGGCCGGCATCTGTGGCGGCACCTGCAGCCCCTGAGCAAGCGCCTGATGCCGGTCAGCTCGATCCCGCAAGCCCTGTGTCTGGGCGCGATCTGGGGCTGGTTGCCGTGCGGTCTGGTCTATAGCAGCCTGCTCTGGGCAGCCAGTCAGGGCTCACCGCTGGATAGCGGGCTGCTGATGCTTGCCTTCGGTCTCGGCACCCTGCCCGTGCTACTGGCGACCGGTCTGGCAGCAGAACGCCTGACCAGCCTGTTGCGCCGGCGCAGCGTGCGCCTGGGGGCCGGTTTACTGGTCATGCTGTTCGGCCTGTGGACCCTGCCCGGCCCACACCAGCACTGGCTGATGGGTCATTGAGCAGGCTGCCGCGACGCAAGCAGCACCTCTGGCAGCCCTGCTGTCGGCCATAGAAAGCGCCGCAGCTGTGCGCAAACCCGGCGCGCGCAAGGCACTGCAAGCAACGCAGGATGACGTCCGCGCTATCCGAATGCCCGACTATTCCGCTCGTTGATTCAGATCAAAACGTCCGAAACCCCTGCTGCCTAGACTGCCGGTCATTGTCTGCCCATCCGGACCTGTAAGCATGCTTGATGCCATACGTTGGGATACCGACCTGATTCGCCGCTATGACTGCGCCGGACCTCGGTATACCTCCTACCCAACCGCCGTACAGTTTCATGGCGATATCGGTTCATTCGAGCTGCTGCAAGCCTTGCGTGACAGCCGCAAAGCCTCACGCGCCCTGTCCCTGTATGTGCACATACCGTTCTGCGCGAACATTTGCTACTACTGCGCCTGCAACAAGGTCATTACCAAGGATCGCGGCCGCGCCCAGCCCTATCTGGAAAGTCTGGCCCGCGAAATGAAACAGCTGGCGCATCATCTGGGCGCGGATCAGATCGTCGAACAATTGCACTTTGGCGGCGGCACACCGACTTTCCTCAGCCATGATGAATTGCGCTGGCTGATGGCCGAAATCCGCAGCCACTTCAACCTGCTGGACGATGACAGCGGCGACTACAGTATCGAAATCGACCCGCGCGAAGCCGACTGGGCCACCATGGGCCTGCTGCGCGAACTGGGCTTCAACCGGATCAGTCTTGGCGTACAGGATCTCGACCCGGATGTGCAGCGCGCGGTAAACCGCCTGCAAACCCTGGAGCAGACCCGCGCCGTACTGGATGCCGCGCATACCCTGCAGTTCCGCTCGGTCAACATCGACCTGATCTACGGCCTGCCCAAACAGACCCCGGAAAGCTTTGCCCGCACCGTGGCCGAAATCATCACCCTGCAACCTGACCGCCTCTCGGTGTTCAATTACGCTCACTTGCCTGATCGTTTCAAACCGCAGCGGCGTATCAATGCCGAGGATCTGCCCAGCCCCGGCGACAAGCTGCGGATGCTGGAAAACAGCATCGAACAACTGACAGCGGCCGGTTATCGTTACATCGGCATGGACCACTTCGCCCTGCCTGACGATGAGCTGGCCAGCGCACAGGAAGATGGCACCCTGCAGCGCAATTTTCAGGGCTACACCACCCACGGCCATTGCGACCTGATCGGCTTCGGGGTGTCCTCGATCAGCCAGATCGGTGACCTCTACTGCCAGAACAACAGCGATATCAACGCTTACCAGAGCAGTCTTGACAGTGGTCAGCTGGCCACCGCGCGGGGACTGCAATGCAATGCCGATGATTGCGTGCGGCGCGCGGTCATTCAACAGCTGATCTGCTCCTTCAGCCTGGACTTCGCCAGCATCGAAAACGCCTTCAAAATCGAGTTCCGCAGCTATTTCAACGATTGCTGGCCGGCGCTTCAGCAAATGGCCAGGGACCAGCTGATCAGTCTCACGGCAACAGGCATAGATATCCTGCCCGCCGGTCGATTGCTGGCGCGCTCGGTATGCATGCTGTTTGACCACTACCTCAACGAACAGAGCCGGCAACGCTTCTCGCGGGTCATCTGAAACACGTCGAGTTTCTGCCAAATGGCCAAAACCCCGCAGCTTCCGGCGGATTTCTACGCAAATTTGCCAAAGGTCTAGTTGGCGGGTTTCGGCTCGCTACGGTAACCTCTGCACATTGAAATGCACCGAGGTCGCCTTCCATGCCTGAAACGCTCAAGGCACACAGCCCACATCAGCCCCATTGCAATGAGTGCAGCCTGTCCGGACTGTGCCTGCCAATTTCACTGGAGTTTGACGATGTCGATGCCCTTGACCAGATCGTCAAGCGCGGGCGTCCGCTGAAAAAGGGTGATTTCCTGTTTCGTCAAGGCGACCCCTTTGTCTCCGTGTTCGCTGTTCGCTCCGGCGCCATCAAGACCTTCAGCCTGAGCGACAATGGCGAAGAACAGATCACCGGCTTTCATTTTCCCAGTGAACTGGTCGGTCTTTCCGGCATGGATACCGAAACCTACCCGGTGTCCGGTCAGGCACTGGAAAGCACTGCAGTCTGTGAAATTCCCTTCGATCGCCTCGAAGACCTTGCCCTGCAACTGCCGCAATTGCGTCGCCAGCTGATGCGCGTGATGAGCCGCGAGATTCGCGATGACCAGCAGATGATGCTGCTGCTGTCGAAGAAGACCGCAGACGAGCGGATTGCCGCTTTCCTGGTCAATCTTTCCGCGCGTTTCCGTGCCCGCGGCTTTTCCTCCAATCATTTCCGCCTGTCCATGTCGCGCAATGAGGTCGGCAACTACCTCGGACTGGCGGTAGAAACCGTTTCCCGCGTCTTTACCCGCTTCCAGCAAGCCGGCCTGATCGAAGCCGAGGGCAAGGAAGTGCATATCCTCAAGACTATCGAGCTGTGCGCGCTGGCCGGCGGCAATCTGGAAGTCTGACACATCCCCTGCAACCGAGTACGCGACATGCGCGCTGACGCTTTTAACATCAAGCACCTGATCCGCGCAGTTGCCGACTTCCCCAAGGCCGGCGTGACTTTTCGCGACATCACCCCCCTGCTGCAGTCTCCCCAGGCTTTCCGGCTGATTTGCGACACCCTGGTGCAGCGCTATGTGGCATCCGGCATCACCCATGTAGGCGCCATGGATGCCCGTGGCTTTCTGCTCGGCTCGGTG of Pseudomonas pohangensis contains these proteins:
- the ccoP gene encoding cytochrome-c oxidase, cbb3-type subunit III; its protein translation is MTAFWSWYITILTLGTIVALIWLIFATRKGQRADTTEQTVGHSFDGIEEFDNPLPKWWFMLFVATIIFALGYWVIYPGLGNWKGILPGYPGGWTQDKQYDHEMVKAEAEYGPIYAKYAAMPLTEVAKDPQALKIGGRLFASNCSVCHGSDAKGTYGFPNLTDDIWRWGGEPDAIQASILNGREAAMPAWLSILGNDGVKNVAAYVVSDLADRKLPEGAKVDVAAGKALFSTNCSACHGAEGHGNPAMGAPNLTQPAGFIYGTSLAQVEQTLRYGRHGKMPAQLEFLGKDKVHLLAAYVYSLSHDKQKTE
- the ccoG gene encoding cytochrome c oxidase accessory protein CcoG, producing MSEKIPVKDVTPTSAKTVEYTDLYASREKIYTRSFTGFFRNLRISGGVFLFILYFGTVWLNWGNRQAILWDLPERKFYIFGATFWPQDFVLLSWSLIVCAFGLFFITVFAGRVWCGYTCPQSVFTWVYMWAERVTEGERNQRMKLDKQPMSSAKFLRKSAKHGIWLLVALATGLTFVGYFTPIRDLIPSLFDGTADAWAYFWIGFFTLATYGNAGWLRENVCIYMCPYARFQSVMFDKDTLIVSYDTSRGESRGPRKRDADYKASGLGDCIDCKMCVHVCPTGIDIRDGLQIECIGCAACVDACDSIMEKMGYPKGLVSYTTEHNLSGQTTHMLRPRLIGYAIALLTMASLLAVAVYIRPLAGLDVLKDRVLYRENEEGRIENVYVLKIMNKAQRQLTFRIEADGLEGLVYEGKREIVAAEGEVLSLPVELSIDPENLPSSTNDIEFRIQAIEDPSITADSESRFIGPAVR
- a CDS encoding FixH family protein encodes the protein MHSNTPVQPWYKEFWAWFIIAILVFAVVIGLTLVYISIKGGDTLVVSNYYDAGKGINQSLEREKLAERLGMSAELTLDNVTGSAELVLNGISRPQVLTLNLISPTQAEKDRRVILQPVDSNIYRGILQDEVSGRRFVEVLGLEEGKEWRLFDEEELAPGQVILIGN
- a CDS encoding heavy metal translocating P-type ATPase, whose protein sequence is MATPLPCYHCGLPVPAGSRYRTTVLGELREMCCPGCQAVAEAIVSGGLESYYLHRSETSVNPDSLSRAVPDELILLDRADIQQPFVAHQGAVAEASLLIEGISCAACGWLIEKHLRGLPAIAEANLNLSNHRLQVRWADSQLPLSQLLGSLRSIGYVAHPYQADRAAAQLHAENRRAIRQLGVAGLLWMQVMMASMATWPEFNLDLSSEMDQILRWVSLFLTTPIVFYCCTDFFKGALRDLRTRHLTMDVSVSLAIGGAYLAGIWATINRSGELYFDAVGMFALFLLAGRYLERRARERTAAATAQLVKLLPASCLRLDPSGQSERILLSELSLGDRILVPPGALLPADGIIIEGQSSVDESLLTGEYLPLPRNSGDAVTAGTLNVEGPLTIEVAALGDNTRLSAIVRLLERAQSEKPALAQLADRVAQWFLLAVLLSAGVVGLVWWQIDPDRAFWIVLALLVATCPCALSLATPTALTSATGSLHKMGLLLTRGHVLEGLGRIDTVIFDKTGTLTEGRLTLREVRQLAELDTDSCLELAAALENRSEHPIAKAFGRAPQAAENVQVSAGLGLQGQVGERLLRIGQPDYVAQLGKQPAPAIPDEHGQWLLLGDRSGPLAWLVLDDHLRSDAVDLINACKQLGWKTLLLSGDSSPMVAEVAGQLGIADVRGGLTPNDKLEVLRQLHQQGHRVLMLGDGVNDVPVLAAADISVAMGSATDLAKTTADAVLLSNRLDSLVQAFAMAKRTRRIILENLLWATLYNALVLPFAALGWVTPVWAALGMSVSSLLVVLNALRLTRS
- the ccoS gene encoding cbb3-type cytochrome oxidase assembly protein CcoS, whose translation is MPALYVMIPIAVIIVALAIWLFFWAVDSGQYDDLESPAHSILFDDEDPAHQAGIEEAEGRQDTPRD
- a CDS encoding sulfite exporter TauE/SafE family protein yields the protein MTELLPQLASALILGLLGGGHCLGMCGGLMGALTLAIPPEQRNRRLQLLLAYNAGRICSYAIAGLLLGLAGWAVGNSPAAMLLRVAAGLLLICMGLYLAGWWSGLTRIESLGRHLWRHLQPLSKRLMPVSSIPQALCLGAIWGWLPCGLVYSSLLWAASQGSPLDSGLLMLAFGLGTLPVLLATGLAAERLTSLLRRRSVRLGAGLLVMLFGLWTLPGPHQHWLMGH
- the hemN gene encoding oxygen-independent coproporphyrinogen III oxidase codes for the protein MLDAIRWDTDLIRRYDCAGPRYTSYPTAVQFHGDIGSFELLQALRDSRKASRALSLYVHIPFCANICYYCACNKVITKDRGRAQPYLESLAREMKQLAHHLGADQIVEQLHFGGGTPTFLSHDELRWLMAEIRSHFNLLDDDSGDYSIEIDPREADWATMGLLRELGFNRISLGVQDLDPDVQRAVNRLQTLEQTRAVLDAAHTLQFRSVNIDLIYGLPKQTPESFARTVAEIITLQPDRLSVFNYAHLPDRFKPQRRINAEDLPSPGDKLRMLENSIEQLTAAGYRYIGMDHFALPDDELASAQEDGTLQRNFQGYTTHGHCDLIGFGVSSISQIGDLYCQNNSDINAYQSSLDSGQLATARGLQCNADDCVRRAVIQQLICSFSLDFASIENAFKIEFRSYFNDCWPALQQMARDQLISLTATGIDILPAGRLLARSVCMLFDHYLNEQSRQRFSRVI
- the fnr gene encoding fumarate/nitrate reduction transcriptional regulator Fnr codes for the protein MPETLKAHSPHQPHCNECSLSGLCLPISLEFDDVDALDQIVKRGRPLKKGDFLFRQGDPFVSVFAVRSGAIKTFSLSDNGEEQITGFHFPSELVGLSGMDTETYPVSGQALESTAVCEIPFDRLEDLALQLPQLRRQLMRVMSREIRDDQQMMLLLSKKTADERIAAFLVNLSARFRARGFSSNHFRLSMSRNEVGNYLGLAVETVSRVFTRFQQAGLIEAEGKEVHILKTIELCALAGGNLEV